Proteins from a genomic interval of Amycolatopsis sp. cg13:
- a CDS encoding LacI family DNA-binding transcriptional regulator, with product METASGKRPVTIREVAERAGVSISTVSHALSGRRPISAATKARVREAAAELGYDPNPNARSLRTGRSGLVGLILRPRYAVAGTPDRAETFNRLVGSIATEMLRHKTGLIHVPDLHDPAVASVPMDGCIVAHPYGGDTALAELLGRGLPVVTVEEDPEQPDLPWAVRLDYPPVVEALLDHLYEQGARDVLLLSGTEDNAWNRRPRETYLAWCKLRGLSPRTALLSEGLTQRDVPELVQPLLSGPDRPDAIVVATSDFAPLIADAAAAQGLRVPDDLLLAALTDSEHARMSMPPITAMDLTHEALAEQAVELMLARLSGAETPAGPVFLAPELRLRESTRRRE from the coding sequence GTGGAAACGGCGAGCGGCAAGCGGCCGGTGACGATCCGGGAGGTCGCCGAGCGCGCCGGGGTCTCGATCAGCACGGTTTCGCACGCGCTTTCCGGCCGCAGGCCCATTTCGGCGGCGACGAAGGCGCGGGTGCGCGAGGCCGCCGCGGAGCTGGGCTACGACCCGAACCCGAACGCGCGCTCGCTGCGCACCGGCCGGTCCGGGCTGGTCGGGCTCATCCTACGGCCGCGCTACGCGGTGGCCGGCACGCCCGACCGGGCCGAGACGTTCAACCGGCTCGTCGGGTCGATCGCGACCGAGATGCTGCGGCACAAGACCGGGCTGATCCACGTGCCCGACCTGCACGACCCCGCGGTCGCGAGCGTGCCGATGGACGGCTGCATCGTGGCCCACCCCTACGGCGGCGACACCGCGCTGGCCGAACTGCTCGGCCGGGGCCTGCCCGTGGTGACCGTCGAGGAGGACCCGGAACAGCCGGACCTCCCGTGGGCGGTGCGGCTGGACTATCCGCCGGTGGTCGAAGCACTGCTGGACCACCTCTACGAGCAAGGCGCGCGCGACGTGCTTCTGTTGTCCGGCACCGAGGACAACGCCTGGAACCGGCGTCCGCGCGAAACCTACCTGGCGTGGTGCAAACTGCGCGGGCTGTCGCCGCGGACCGCGTTGCTCAGCGAAGGCCTGACCCAGCGCGACGTGCCCGAACTGGTGCAACCGTTGTTGTCCGGCCCGGACCGGCCGGACGCGATCGTGGTCGCGACAAGCGATTTCGCCCCGCTGATCGCCGATGCCGCTGCCGCGCAAGGCCTGCGCGTCCCGGACGATCTGCTGCTCGCCGCGCTGACCGACAGCGAACACGCCCGCATGAGCATGCCGCCGATCACCGCGATGGACCTGACGCACGAAGCGCTGGCCGAGCAGGCGGTGGAGTTGATGCTGGCGCGGTTGTCCGGAGCCGAGACACCTGCCGGGCCGGTGTTCCTGGCTCCGGAACTGCGGTTGCGGGAATCAACCAGGCGACGTGAGTGA
- a CDS encoding MFS transporter, with protein MAAPHEPAPPTSAAAPTVGDVCTGMRLTRRHWLAGSVLFFAFVVEAWEQVGLVYVSNGIAGEFGVDNTKLGWALSAVAFGMVPGALLWGGLIDRLGRRRVTVASLLIYAVLALAAGLSPAFWPFVVLRFLSGVAFGGVYAVTFPYFLELLPTARRGQGAVALSIGFPIGTLLCIGVSQSLGMISWRAVAVVAALAGLWAFAVLRWVPESPYWLARRGRHAEAATVLRGLGADIPADTRFSVEDADRKAGAVRNLFRSPVRRRFLPLLLTSFTFSWGYWGLQTWLPVLLQNRGLSVSGALWFVAVTQVVSVPGYLLAAWLTRRHGRKRIFLLFALASAVGGVLFGLATGSTQLYAGNLILAFFSLGAWGIWNTWSAEVLPTGLRGVGYSWSTSAILLANTVSVPVIGAMMDHGVASSLTVASIVAFLVVALLAVLPLPETEGRALT; from the coding sequence ATGGCCGCCCCGCACGAGCCCGCCCCGCCCACCTCCGCCGCCGCGCCGACCGTCGGCGACGTCTGCACCGGCATGCGGCTGACCCGGCGACATTGGCTGGCCGGTTCGGTGCTGTTCTTCGCGTTCGTCGTCGAGGCCTGGGAACAGGTCGGCCTGGTCTACGTCTCGAACGGGATCGCGGGCGAGTTCGGCGTCGACAACACGAAACTCGGCTGGGCGCTGTCCGCGGTCGCGTTCGGCATGGTGCCCGGCGCGCTGCTGTGGGGCGGGCTGATCGACCGGCTCGGCCGCCGCCGAGTGACGGTCGCGAGCCTGCTGATCTACGCGGTGCTCGCGCTGGCCGCAGGGTTGTCGCCGGCGTTCTGGCCGTTCGTCGTGCTGCGGTTCCTCTCCGGTGTCGCGTTCGGCGGGGTCTACGCGGTCACGTTCCCGTATTTCCTCGAACTGCTGCCCACCGCCCGTCGTGGCCAAGGTGCTGTCGCGCTCAGCATCGGGTTCCCGATCGGCACGCTGCTGTGCATCGGCGTGAGCCAGTCGCTCGGCATGATCAGCTGGCGCGCCGTCGCGGTGGTCGCCGCGCTGGCCGGGCTGTGGGCATTTGCCGTGCTGCGCTGGGTGCCGGAATCGCCGTACTGGCTCGCTCGGCGCGGTCGGCACGCGGAAGCTGCGACCGTGCTACGCGGTCTCGGCGCGGATATTCCTGCTGACACAAGGTTTTCCGTCGAGGACGCCGATCGCAAGGCAGGCGCGGTGCGCAACCTCTTCCGGTCGCCCGTGCGGCGGCGGTTCCTGCCGCTGCTGCTCACGTCGTTCACGTTCAGCTGGGGCTACTGGGGGTTGCAGACGTGGCTGCCCGTCCTGCTGCAGAACCGCGGGCTGAGCGTGTCCGGCGCACTGTGGTTCGTCGCGGTGACCCAGGTCGTGTCCGTGCCCGGCTACCTGCTCGCCGCGTGGCTGACCCGCCGCCACGGCCGCAAGCGGATCTTCCTGCTGTTCGCACTGGCGTCAGCGGTCGGCGGAGTGCTGTTCGGCCTCGCCACCGGGTCGACGCAGCTGTACGCGGGCAACCTGATCCTCGCGTTCTTCTCGCTCGGCGCCTGGGGCATCTGGAACACCTGGTCGGCCGAGGTGCTGCCGACCGGGCTGCGCGGCGTCGGCTACTCGTGGTCCACCTCGGCGATCCTGCTGGCCAACACCGTTTCGGTGCCGGTGATCGGCGCGATGATGGACCACGGCGTCGCGTCCTCGCTGACTGTCGCGTCGATCGTCGCCTTCCTCGTCGTCGCGCTTCTCGCCGTCCTTCCGCTGCCCGAGACCGAGGGTCGCGCGCTCACCTGA
- a CDS encoding hydantoinase/oxoprolinase family protein has product MTYRVAMDIGGTFTDVVVHDGATQRLRAGKVLTTPDDLARGVFGALEGFDLPFADIEFFVHGTTQGLNALLERRGAKVLILTTRGIGDVYRIARGNRNRLFDLHYRKPEPLVGPEAVAEVAGRLDATGAELEPLDEDAVRLVAKRVREEGFEAVAVCFLFSYLDSGHERRAGEILRDELGDDALVVLSHEVAPEWREYERTSTAVLEAYTGPSVHRYLDRIEARFTEKGLHVPVHVMQSSGGLVNAGFARRHPLQTLLSGPVGGTMGGVAAAKLLGRPDLICVDMGGTSFDVSLVMDYAADVSPDGEAEGFPLLMPLVNLHTVGAGGGSLAYAEGDALRVGPESAGAVPGPACYGRGGTQATVTDANCVLGRVDPESFAGGGMPLDLDAAQTAVATLAQQLSMDPVELASGICDVGNAKMAQAIRTLTVEHGREPGQFALLAFGGAGPMHAAFIAQEIGITEVIVPRFPGAFSAWGMLEADVRRDFTMQFFANGAELDTRALRTALDSLRDQALEALREQGISEDRQSVTHGVDMRYESQDYTLTVPILDSDPVDSPDFLPAVEARFAEIHHQRYGHATPGAPVQFVALRTTGHGVVDRAAASAETIVEQPESVVRDVVFAGQAVPTTIVARASLAPGSRLPGPAIVHEETATTVVPPDAELAVDDHGFLVVTLAAADHLQEEHA; this is encoded by the coding sequence ATGACCTACCGGGTCGCCATGGACATCGGCGGCACCTTCACCGACGTGGTCGTCCACGACGGCGCGACGCAGCGGCTGCGCGCGGGCAAGGTGCTCACCACCCCCGACGACCTCGCGCGCGGCGTTTTCGGCGCGCTCGAAGGATTCGACCTGCCGTTCGCCGACATCGAGTTCTTCGTGCACGGCACCACGCAAGGCCTGAACGCGCTGCTCGAACGGCGCGGCGCGAAGGTGCTGATCCTGACCACGCGGGGGATCGGCGACGTGTACCGGATCGCGCGCGGCAACCGAAACCGGCTGTTCGACCTGCACTACCGCAAGCCCGAGCCGCTCGTCGGGCCGGAAGCTGTCGCGGAGGTCGCCGGACGGCTCGACGCCACCGGTGCCGAACTCGAACCGCTCGACGAGGACGCGGTGCGGCTGGTCGCGAAACGCGTGCGCGAAGAGGGTTTCGAGGCCGTCGCGGTGTGTTTCCTGTTCTCCTACTTGGATTCCGGGCACGAACGCCGCGCGGGAGAGATCCTGCGCGACGAACTCGGCGATGACGCGCTGGTCGTGCTCTCCCACGAGGTCGCGCCGGAATGGCGGGAGTACGAGCGGACGTCGACCGCGGTGCTGGAGGCCTACACCGGCCCGTCTGTGCACCGCTATCTCGACCGCATCGAAGCGCGGTTCACGGAGAAGGGCCTGCACGTCCCGGTGCACGTCATGCAGTCCTCCGGCGGTCTGGTCAACGCCGGGTTCGCGCGGCGGCATCCGTTGCAGACGCTGCTTTCCGGCCCGGTCGGCGGCACGATGGGCGGCGTCGCGGCGGCGAAGCTGCTCGGCCGTCCCGACCTGATCTGCGTGGACATGGGCGGCACCTCGTTCGACGTCTCGCTGGTGATGGACTACGCCGCCGACGTTTCGCCGGACGGCGAGGCGGAGGGATTCCCGCTGCTGATGCCGCTGGTCAACCTGCACACGGTCGGCGCGGGCGGCGGTTCGCTCGCCTACGCCGAGGGCGACGCGCTGCGCGTCGGCCCCGAATCGGCGGGTGCGGTGCCCGGCCCGGCGTGCTACGGCCGCGGCGGGACGCAGGCGACGGTCACCGACGCGAACTGCGTGCTCGGCCGCGTCGATCCCGAATCGTTCGCCGGCGGGGGAATGCCGCTCGACCTCGACGCCGCGCAGACGGCCGTCGCGACGCTGGCGCAGCAGCTCAGCATGGACCCGGTCGAACTGGCGTCCGGCATCTGCGACGTCGGCAACGCCAAGATGGCGCAGGCGATCCGCACCCTGACCGTCGAACACGGCCGCGAGCCGGGCCAGTTCGCGCTGCTCGCGTTCGGCGGCGCGGGACCGATGCACGCGGCGTTCATCGCACAGGAAATCGGCATCACCGAGGTGATCGTGCCGCGGTTCCCCGGCGCGTTCTCGGCGTGGGGCATGCTCGAGGCGGACGTCCGGCGGGACTTCACCATGCAGTTCTTCGCCAACGGAGCCGAACTCGACACCCGCGCCCTGCGCACGGCGCTCGACTCGCTGCGCGATCAGGCACTGGAAGCGTTGCGGGAGCAGGGAATCTCCGAGGACCGCCAATCGGTGACCCACGGCGTCGACATGCGGTACGAAAGCCAGGACTACACCCTGACCGTGCCGATCCTGGACTCCGATCCCGTCGACAGTCCCGATTTCCTGCCCGCCGTCGAGGCGCGGTTCGCCGAGATCCACCACCAGCGCTACGGCCACGCCACCCCTGGCGCGCCAGTGCAGTTCGTCGCGCTCCGCACCACCGGCCACGGCGTCGTCGACCGCGCCGCGGCTTCTGCGGAGACGATCGTCGAACAACCTGAGTCCGTTGTCCGCGACGTCGTTTTCGCCGGACAGGCTGTGCCCACCACGATCGTGGCGCGCGCCTCGCTCGCCCCCGGCAGCCGGTTGCCCGGGCCCGCGATCGTGCACGAGGAAACCGCCACCACGGTCGTCCCGCCGGACGCCGAACTCGCCGTCGACGACCACGGCTTCCTGGTCGTCACCCTCGCGGCCGCCGACCACCTGCAGGAGGAGCACGCGTGA